Proteins encoded by one window of Halomonas sp. Bachu 37:
- the prfA gene encoding peptide chain release factor 1: protein MKATLRQRLDTFSERFEELALLLSEPEVINDQRRFRDYSREYAELEDLVNAWVQFRDTEADMQAAEQLSHDSDADMRELAEMELVEGRERLEQLETELKRLLVPKDPDDGRGVFLEVRAGTGGDEAALFAGDLFRMYSRYAEKRGWKVEVISASHGEQGGYKEIISRVKGDNVYAHLKFESGAHRVQRVPATESQGRIHTSACTVAVMPEVDDVGDIDINPSDLRVDTYRSSGAGGQHVNTTDSAIRITHLPTGVVVECQEERSQHKNRAKAMSLLAAKLKQSAQASQQQAQADTRRSLVGSGDRSERIRTYNFPQGRITDHRINLTLYKLAEVVSGEQLDDVIDPLIHEYQAEQLAALQDAG, encoded by the coding sequence ATGAAAGCCACGTTGCGTCAGCGTCTTGATACCTTTAGTGAACGCTTCGAAGAACTTGCCTTGTTGCTGTCCGAGCCCGAAGTGATCAACGACCAGCGCCGTTTTCGCGATTATTCTCGGGAGTACGCCGAACTCGAGGACCTGGTCAATGCCTGGGTGCAGTTTCGTGACACCGAAGCGGACATGCAGGCTGCCGAGCAGCTGAGCCACGACAGCGACGCCGACATGCGCGAGCTGGCCGAAATGGAGCTCGTCGAAGGCCGCGAAAGGCTCGAGCAGTTGGAAACCGAACTCAAGCGCCTGCTGGTTCCCAAGGACCCTGACGACGGCCGTGGCGTGTTCCTCGAGGTTCGAGCGGGTACCGGAGGCGACGAGGCGGCGCTGTTCGCTGGCGACCTGTTCCGCATGTACTCCCGCTACGCCGAAAAGCGGGGCTGGAAGGTCGAGGTCATCAGTGCCAGCCACGGTGAGCAGGGCGGTTATAAAGAGATCATCTCCCGGGTCAAGGGCGACAACGTCTATGCGCACCTGAAGTTCGAGTCCGGCGCGCATCGTGTCCAGCGTGTCCCCGCTACCGAGTCCCAGGGGCGCATCCATACCTCGGCGTGTACCGTGGCGGTAATGCCCGAAGTGGACGATGTAGGCGATATCGATATCAACCCTTCCGACCTGAGGGTCGACACCTATCGTTCCAGCGGCGCGGGCGGTCAGCACGTCAATACCACCGATTCCGCCATTCGCATCACCCACCTTCCCACCGGCGTGGTAGTGGAGTGTCAGGAAGAGCGCAGCCAGCACAAGAACCGCGCCAAGGCGATGTCGCTGCTGGCAGCCAAGCTCAAGCAGTCGGCCCAGGCCTCCCAGCAGCAAGCTCAGGCCGATACCCGTCGCTCCCTGGTGGGTTCGGGGGATCGCAGCGAACGCATCCGTACCTATAATTTTCCCCAGGGGCGCATCACCGACCATCGCATCAACCTGACGCTCTACAAGCTTGCCGAGGTGGTAAGCGGGGAGCAGCTGGACGACGTGATCGACCCGTTGATCCACGAGTACCAGGCCGAACAGCTGGCCGCCCTGCAGGATGCCGGATGA
- the hemA gene encoding glutamyl-tRNA reductase — protein MTLLALGINHRTATVAVREKVAFSPTQLESALTELRGLPQISEAAVLSTCNRTELYCVTDAAGEQTVLDWLGNFHNLRVEDLARCAYHYLDNDAARHLMRVAVGLDSMVLGEPQILGQLKDAYQQARKAQGLGGELERLFQHTFAVAKQVRTETGIGKNPVSVAYAAVSLASRIFDDFSRSRALLIGAGETIELVARHLHQAGVRQLTVANRTRERAERISAELGGEAITLEEIPEALERADIIISSTAAPLPILGKGMVERALKKRRHRPVFMVDIAVPRDIEPEVGELADVFLYTVDDLEEVIQENRRHRQVAADQAETLIEHGVGSWQHERRIRNGGELIRDYRRHGEALRDLSRQQALERLARGDDPQEVIALLAHQLTNRLLHQPTQAIRDAASREQHELLDAASRLLLSTEAPAIASRHKDNTSA, from the coding sequence ATGACGCTTCTTGCCTTGGGAATCAATCATCGTACCGCGACCGTCGCGGTACGCGAAAAGGTCGCATTTTCTCCAACCCAATTGGAGAGTGCGCTGACCGAGCTGCGTGGCCTGCCGCAAATCAGCGAGGCGGCGGTGCTATCCACCTGCAACCGTACCGAGCTTTATTGCGTGACCGATGCCGCCGGCGAACAGACCGTGCTCGATTGGTTGGGAAATTTTCACAACCTGCGTGTCGAGGACCTGGCTCGCTGTGCCTACCATTATCTGGACAACGATGCCGCGCGTCACCTGATGCGGGTTGCGGTGGGTCTGGATTCCATGGTGCTGGGCGAACCCCAGATTCTCGGCCAGTTGAAGGACGCGTATCAGCAGGCGCGCAAGGCCCAGGGCCTGGGGGGCGAGCTGGAACGCCTTTTCCAGCATACTTTCGCCGTCGCCAAACAGGTGCGCACCGAGACCGGAATCGGCAAGAACCCTGTCTCGGTCGCCTATGCCGCGGTCAGCCTGGCCAGCCGTATCTTCGATGACTTCTCGCGCTCCCGGGCCTTGCTGATCGGGGCGGGTGAGACGATCGAGCTGGTGGCGCGTCACCTGCACCAGGCGGGGGTTCGACAGTTGACCGTCGCCAACCGCACCCGTGAACGGGCCGAGCGCATCTCCGCCGAGCTGGGTGGTGAAGCCATCACCCTGGAGGAGATCCCCGAGGCGCTGGAGCGGGCGGACATCATCATTTCCTCCACCGCCGCCCCCTTGCCGATTCTGGGCAAGGGCATGGTGGAGCGCGCCCTGAAGAAACGCCGGCACCGTCCGGTATTCATGGTGGATATCGCCGTGCCCCGGGATATCGAACCGGAAGTCGGGGAGCTTGCCGACGTCTTCCTGTATACGGTGGACGACCTGGAAGAGGTGATCCAGGAGAACCGTCGGCACCGCCAGGTCGCCGCCGACCAGGCGGAAACCCTGATCGAACACGGAGTCGGTAGCTGGCAGCACGAACGCCGCATTCGTAATGGCGGCGAGCTGATCCGCGATTACCGCCGCCATGGCGAAGCGCTGCGCGACCTGTCGCGGCAGCAGGCCTTGGAGCGCTTGGCACGCGGTGACGACCCCCAGGAGGTCATCGCTCTGTTGGCGCACCAGTTGACCAATCGTCTACTGCATCAGCCGACACAGGCCATACGCGATGCCGCCTCCCGCGAGCAGCATGAGCTGCTGGATGCCGCCTCCCGGCTATTGCTTTCCACCGAGGCTCCCGCCATCGCCTCCCGTCACAAGGATAATACGTCTGCATGA
- the prmC gene encoding peptide chain release factor N(5)-glutamine methyltransferase, whose protein sequence is MTLDDLLLQAGSRLTQAGSASPRLDAEVLLCHVLGCSRTWLYTWGDRECERWRWARFEALVAARAQGMPVAYLVGEREFWGLRLETSPDTLIPRPDTETLVEAALAHAATDQGRLLDLGTGTGAIALAFASERPAWQVLGVDVRQTAAALAQRNAQRLGLSNATFQCSDWFSSLAAEEFDLVVSNPPYIAADDPHLKQGDVRFEPASALVAAEAGLADLYYLIEATPRFLVPGGWLLLEHGHTQAALVQKALEEAGYRHISSRHDLGGHARVTMGHWCPTPT, encoded by the coding sequence ATGACCCTGGACGATCTGCTGCTACAGGCCGGTAGCCGCTTGACGCAGGCGGGTTCCGCCAGCCCCAGGCTGGATGCGGAAGTGCTGTTGTGTCATGTGCTCGGTTGCTCGCGAACCTGGCTCTATACCTGGGGCGACAGGGAGTGCGAGCGCTGGCGATGGGCGCGTTTCGAGGCGCTTGTCGCCGCCCGCGCCCAAGGCATGCCGGTTGCCTATCTGGTCGGTGAGCGTGAGTTCTGGGGCCTGCGCCTGGAAACCAGCCCCGACACCCTGATCCCGCGTCCCGATACCGAAACCTTGGTGGAAGCGGCCCTGGCCCATGCCGCCACCGACCAGGGGCGGCTACTGGACCTGGGAACCGGCACCGGAGCGATCGCGCTGGCGTTTGCCAGCGAGCGCCCGGCGTGGCAAGTGCTGGGGGTGGATGTCCGCCAGACGGCGGCGGCCCTGGCTCAGCGCAATGCCCAGCGTCTGGGGTTGAGCAATGCCACGTTCCAGTGCAGCGACTGGTTCTCCTCGCTCGCCGCCGAAGAATTCGACCTTGTGGTCAGCAATCCGCCTTATATTGCCGCGGATGATCCGCACCTGAAGCAAGGCGATGTGCGTTTCGAGCCGGCGTCCGCCCTGGTGGCTGCCGAGGCGGGCCTTGCCGACCTGTACTATCTGATCGAGGCGACGCCCCGTTTCCTCGTGCCTGGCGGTTGGTTATTGCTGGAGCACGGCCATACTCAGGCAGCGCTGGTGCAAAAAGCGCTGGAAGAAGCGGGGTATCGTCACATCAGTAGCCGTCATGACCTGGGGGGCCACGCCCGTGTAACCATGGGGCATTGGTGTCCAACCCCTACCTGA